A single window of Rubripirellula lacrimiformis DNA harbors:
- a CDS encoding ATP-grasp domain-containing protein, producing MQPPEPSKRPDPQPNQAVKPRKQTIVMVGASIRAAAQSAQRAGYLVHGMDLFGDQDTRQACSHFTDLNDRDAIQAWMSEQDSNQPIVQVGGVSRIAERLGGAADRLRPSLTRQAMVAAPANLKRWAESAGLHYPETVDVGDPRVADAGGRWLTKSQDSSGGLGVRWFGPTDPDATAPGLLQSPSVQRWIPGRSMGATFMLGSRGAKLLGVCRSFHQSMVIGGLRYPFVYAGSAGPFPCPSWIADRLVQMGNRIADATGLVGLCNLDFVLDRQGRTWLLEANPRWSGSSELIEHPSIQHVDRSQGNHSQDEADSGFGNLRSVGGSLANQASPTRCPSLLIASLSGDDWPSSTELPGHGFGIKRVVFARATFRFRRDRVHRLLDPHTRIADVPPDGSVIAKGMPVCTLIWHGGFRHGSSDMAVRPTVGEEPCRTFDRTFAAVRRSTGSDCKPTPA from the coding sequence ATGCAACCACCCGAGCCCTCGAAACGTCCAGATCCACAGCCCAATCAGGCCGTTAAACCCCGCAAACAGACGATTGTGATGGTCGGGGCGTCGATTCGGGCAGCCGCCCAGTCGGCTCAGCGAGCCGGGTATCTGGTCCACGGAATGGACCTTTTTGGCGACCAGGATACCCGCCAAGCCTGCAGCCATTTCACCGATCTGAATGACCGGGATGCGATCCAGGCCTGGATGTCGGAACAGGATTCGAACCAGCCGATCGTCCAAGTCGGAGGCGTCAGCCGGATTGCCGAGCGACTGGGGGGGGCTGCGGATCGGCTGCGACCATCGTTGACCCGCCAGGCGATGGTGGCAGCCCCGGCGAATCTGAAGCGGTGGGCGGAATCGGCCGGTCTGCACTACCCGGAAACCGTCGATGTGGGCGATCCGCGGGTTGCGGATGCCGGTGGACGATGGCTGACGAAGTCGCAGGATAGTTCCGGTGGGCTAGGTGTTCGTTGGTTCGGACCAACGGATCCGGATGCCACCGCACCTGGGCTTTTGCAATCGCCGAGCGTCCAACGATGGATTCCGGGCCGGTCGATGGGCGCGACCTTCATGCTAGGCAGCCGCGGAGCGAAACTGTTGGGCGTTTGCCGTTCTTTCCACCAAAGCATGGTCATCGGCGGGCTTCGGTATCCCTTCGTCTACGCCGGGTCTGCGGGGCCGTTTCCCTGCCCCAGCTGGATCGCTGATCGCTTGGTCCAGATGGGGAACCGGATTGCGGACGCGACCGGATTGGTGGGGCTTTGCAATCTGGATTTTGTCCTCGACCGCCAGGGCAGAACTTGGTTGTTGGAAGCGAATCCGCGATGGAGTGGTTCCAGTGAACTGATTGAACATCCGTCGATCCAGCATGTCGATCGCAGCCAGGGAAATCACAGCCAGGACGAAGCTGATTCTGGATTCGGCAATCTGCGATCGGTTGGTGGAAGCCTGGCCAATCAAGCATCCCCGACGCGTTGCCCGTCATTGCTGATCGCCAGCCTGTCGGGGGATGACTGGCCATCGTCGACCGAATTGCCAGGGCATGGCTTCGGTATCAAGCGAGTCGTGTTCGCCAGGGCAACCTTTCGCTTTCGCCGCGATCGGGTCCATCGGTTGCTGGATCCTCACACACGGATCGCGGACGTCCCACCGGACGGATCGGTCATCGCCAAAGGAATGCCGGTGTGCACGTTGATTTGGCATGGCGGGTTTCGCCATGGCAGCAGTGACATGGCGGTCCGCCCAACAGTGGGCGAGGAACCGTGCCGGACATTCGACCGGACCTTCGCCGCCGTGCGAAGATCCACGGGCAGCGATTGCAAGCCAACCCCTGCCTAA
- the fae gene encoding formaldehyde-activating enzyme: MQFNVGEALVGDGNEVAHIDLMIGSKNGPVGTAFANALATQSEGHTNLMAVLAPNVAVKPSTVMVTKVTMKGMKQVVQMFGPAQAAVAKAVADCVAEGIIPKDQAEDLVCVCGVFIHPAAEDDEKIYQYNYEAVKQSLVNAMGNKPSADEMIAQKDSAAHPFKGF; encoded by the coding sequence ATGCAGTTCAATGTTGGTGAAGCACTTGTTGGCGATGGTAATGAAGTCGCCCACATCGACCTGATGATCGGTAGCAAGAACGGACCAGTCGGTACCGCGTTCGCAAACGCATTGGCTACGCAAAGCGAAGGCCACACAAACCTGATGGCCGTTTTGGCTCCTAACGTCGCCGTTAAACCTTCGACCGTCATGGTGACCAAGGTCACGATGAAGGGCATGAAGCAAGTCGTGCAAATGTTCGGCCCTGCACAAGCAGCGGTTGCCAAGGCGGTTGCCGACTGCGTCGCCGAAGGAATCATTCCAAAGGATCAAGCCGAAGACTTGGTTTGCGTCTGTGGCGTGTTCATTCACCCAGCCGCCGAAGACGACGAAAAGATCTATCAGTACAACTACGAAGCCGTCAAGCAATCGCTCGTCAACGCAATGGGCAACAAGCCAAGCGCTGACGAAATGATCGCTCAAAAGGATTCAGCTGCTCACCCATTCAAGGGATTCTAA
- a CDS encoding NAD(P)-dependent methylenetetrahydromethanopterin dehydrogenase, producing the protein MTKKILIQFDIDSQPSSFDSVVAIDAGVDHLLRYEGIQVTNVTPLVHGAMFTRGGDDLKNTAIFIGGSDVGQAEKLLEACQQAFFGPVRVSLMLDANGCNTTASAAVVAAARHVNLDGARAVVLGGTGPVGRRVAQLLASDGADVVLTSRSLDRAQQAADQAATNASTDSTSAGSVSGGQAGSPGQTAEVLDGAAIVIACGAAGVELVDAATIQSLATLKVAIDLNAVPPAGIEGIAITDKAKEFGHGVGYGAIGVGGLKMKTHRAAIESLFTSNDKVLDAAEIYAIAKSIG; encoded by the coding sequence ATGACCAAGAAAATCCTGATTCAATTCGACATCGATTCCCAACCCAGTTCGTTTGACTCGGTCGTGGCGATTGATGCCGGCGTCGATCACTTGTTGCGTTACGAAGGCATCCAGGTAACGAACGTCACACCGCTGGTGCATGGCGCCATGTTCACCCGTGGTGGCGATGACCTGAAGAACACAGCGATCTTCATTGGTGGCAGCGATGTGGGCCAAGCCGAAAAACTATTGGAAGCCTGCCAGCAAGCGTTCTTTGGCCCGGTGCGCGTATCGTTGATGTTGGACGCCAATGGCTGCAACACCACCGCGTCGGCAGCAGTCGTCGCCGCAGCCCGCCACGTCAACTTAGACGGCGCCCGTGCGGTCGTCTTAGGTGGCACCGGTCCGGTGGGACGCCGCGTGGCTCAGCTGTTGGCCAGCGATGGTGCGGATGTCGTGCTGACCAGTCGATCACTGGATCGCGCACAGCAGGCCGCCGATCAGGCCGCCACCAACGCGTCGACCGATTCCACCTCGGCAGGCTCTGTCAGCGGTGGGCAAGCCGGGTCCCCAGGACAGACCGCCGAAGTTCTTGACGGCGCAGCGATCGTGATCGCCTGTGGCGCCGCCGGTGTGGAACTGGTCGATGCCGCGACCATCCAATCGCTCGCCACGTTGAAAGTCGCGATCGACCTGAACGCGGTTCCGCCGGCGGGAATCGAAGGGATCGCGATCACCGACAAAGCCAAAGAATTTGGTCACGGCGTGGGGTACGGCGCGATCGGCGTGGGCGGTCTGAAGATGAAGACTCACCGCGCTGCGATCGAGTCGCTGTTTACCAGCAACGACAAAGTGCTGGACGCCGCTGAAATCTACGCGATCGCAAAGTCGATCGGATGA
- a CDS encoding carboxy terminal-processing peptidase, whose product MMLIASLVMVCSSPQDASAQPAVAAQPAAAAPLAVPSARDSVVARTIAKLMPENHISAQVLNDTISQRALKLFTDSLDPLKLYFYQSDISEFDLNATSIDDMVRQGDLALAYSIFGRFIQRVDERVAVAQELLDGDFDFTADESIVIDPESAKYASNPDEARDRWRRQIKYSLLDLKDDGKDQAEAVDQLKRRYTRYARRWKQTDSDDLLEMFLTAVTMGYDPHSTYMSPQTLEDFQIQMRLNLDGIGAQLSEKDGKTTVTRVIPGGAAAKHGKLATDDVIVTVGQDDSGESVDVVEMPLSDVVNLIRGRAGTTVRLGVKAGGVGNVEEYKIVRARIELEESAARGEIIEHTMDGSPETLKIGYINLPSFYLDMESARQDKQDFRSSTRDVRRILQDFQAKQVDGVVLDLSKNGGGSLTEAINLTGLFIDRGPVVQVKNSDGSVQQYADEDSGTAWDKPLVVLTSKFSASASEIFAGAIQDYRRGIVIGDPATHGKGTVQTLMDLGQQLFRNNRANFGALKVTLQQFYLPDGESTQLKGVLADVILPSITSKMDVSEGDLKFALEHDRVKAARHSVYNMKPADLIGSLRQRSMTRIAADKEFGDLLRRIELYVSQKEQNTVSLDEEQFMARRKELDSQKEEEEETLETQLSAEEIYRDNFYNREVMNVTHDYVDGLRKQNLAQLN is encoded by the coding sequence ATGATGTTGATCGCTTCATTGGTGATGGTCTGCTCGAGCCCGCAAGACGCTTCTGCACAGCCCGCCGTTGCTGCACAGCCCGCCGCTGCGGCACCGCTTGCTGTCCCATCGGCTCGCGACAGCGTGGTGGCACGGACGATTGCCAAACTGATGCCTGAAAACCACATTTCGGCTCAGGTGTTGAACGATACGATCAGCCAACGGGCGCTGAAACTGTTCACCGATTCGCTGGATCCGCTGAAACTATATTTCTATCAAAGCGACATCAGTGAATTTGATCTTAACGCTACCTCGATCGACGACATGGTCCGCCAAGGCGATCTGGCGCTGGCGTACAGCATCTTTGGCCGATTCATTCAACGCGTCGACGAACGCGTCGCCGTGGCTCAAGAACTGCTAGATGGTGACTTCGATTTCACCGCGGACGAATCGATCGTGATCGATCCCGAGTCCGCCAAGTACGCTAGCAATCCAGATGAAGCTCGTGATCGCTGGCGTCGTCAGATCAAGTATTCGCTATTGGATCTGAAGGACGACGGCAAAGATCAAGCCGAAGCAGTCGATCAGCTGAAACGGCGTTACACTCGCTACGCACGACGCTGGAAACAAACCGACAGCGACGACCTGTTGGAAATGTTCCTGACCGCGGTAACGATGGGTTACGACCCGCATTCGACTTACATGTCGCCGCAAACGCTGGAAGATTTCCAGATTCAAATGCGGTTGAACTTGGACGGAATCGGAGCCCAGTTGAGCGAGAAGGACGGAAAGACAACCGTGACTCGCGTGATCCCCGGCGGTGCCGCTGCCAAACACGGCAAGCTGGCTACCGATGACGTGATCGTGACGGTCGGCCAAGACGATTCGGGTGAATCGGTCGATGTGGTCGAAATGCCGTTGTCGGACGTCGTGAACTTGATTCGTGGACGAGCTGGAACCACCGTCCGCTTGGGCGTCAAAGCCGGTGGCGTTGGGAACGTCGAAGAATACAAAATCGTGCGTGCCCGTATCGAACTCGAAGAATCAGCCGCTCGTGGCGAGATCATCGAACACACGATGGACGGATCCCCCGAAACGCTGAAAATCGGCTACATCAATCTGCCCAGTTTCTATCTGGACATGGAATCGGCTCGGCAAGACAAGCAAGATTTCCGCAGCAGCACGCGAGACGTTCGTCGCATTCTGCAAGACTTCCAAGCCAAACAGGTCGACGGTGTGGTGTTGGACCTCAGCAAGAATGGTGGCGGCAGTTTGACCGAAGCGATCAATCTGACCGGACTGTTCATCGATCGCGGCCCCGTGGTTCAAGTCAAAAATTCCGATGGCAGCGTCCAACAGTATGCCGACGAAGATTCGGGAACCGCGTGGGACAAGCCGTTGGTCGTTCTGACTAGCAAGTTCAGCGCCAGTGCCAGCGAAATTTTCGCAGGTGCCATCCAGGATTATCGCCGCGGAATCGTCATCGGTGACCCCGCCACCCACGGCAAGGGAACCGTCCAAACCCTGATGGATTTGGGACAACAATTGTTCCGCAACAACCGAGCCAATTTCGGTGCGTTGAAGGTTACGCTGCAACAGTTCTATCTGCCCGATGGCGAAAGCACCCAATTGAAGGGCGTGCTAGCCGACGTGATCCTGCCCAGCATCACATCCAAAATGGATGTTAGCGAAGGCGATCTGAAGTTTGCACTCGAACACGATCGCGTCAAAGCGGCTCGGCACAGTGTCTATAACATGAAGCCAGCCGATCTGATTGGATCGCTCCGCCAACGATCGATGACTCGGATTGCAGCCGACAAGGAATTCGGTGATCTGCTGCGTCGCATCGAGTTGTATGTGTCTCAGAAGGAACAGAACACGGTGTCGTTGGACGAAGAACAGTTCATGGCTCGCCGCAAAGAATTGGATTCCCAGAAGGAAGAAGAGGAAGAGACTCTGGAAACCCAGTTGAGTGCCGAAGAGATCTACCGGGACAACTTCTATAACCGCGAAGTCATGAACGTGACCCACGACTATGTCGACGGGCTACGCAAGCAAAACCTGGCTCAACTGAACTAG
- a CDS encoding OsmC family protein, with product MAVEIDILYRGGLHCEATHGPSGTSLETDAPTDNGGKGASFSPTDLVATALGTCVMTILGLVADRHDLDLSSTSVHVEKEMVADPVRRIGSLRTVVTVPAGLAIDDAMRTRLESAARKCPVHQSLHPKIDAPIDFIYQ from the coding sequence ATGGCCGTTGAAATCGACATCTTGTACCGTGGCGGTCTTCACTGCGAAGCCACCCATGGCCCCAGCGGGACCAGCCTGGAAACCGACGCACCGACGGACAATGGCGGCAAAGGTGCTTCGTTTTCGCCCACCGATTTAGTGGCCACCGCGCTGGGGACCTGCGTGATGACGATCTTGGGCTTGGTGGCCGATCGACACGATCTGGATCTAAGCAGTACCAGCGTGCATGTCGAGAAAGAAATGGTCGCTGACCCGGTCCGCCGGATTGGATCGCTGCGAACGGTCGTCACGGTGCCCGCCGGTCTGGCGATCGATGATGCTATGAGGACACGCTTGGAATCGGCCGCACGGAAATGCCCGGTGCATCAGAGTCTGCATCCCAAAATCGATGCCCCCATCGACTTCATCTACCAGTAA
- the rlmN gene encoding 23S rRNA (adenine(2503)-C(2))-methyltransferase RlmN: MNLPVIDPNAAQPATARPPADARRHLLDTSVDELKEWLKEQGQPGFRAKQIVHWVFQRRVQEFAEMSDLPKALRQKLEQSFRIWVTEEATLVTSSDGTEKVLVRLPDGGEVECVLLRDGIRRSICVSSQVGCAMGCVFCASGLDGVDRNLTTGEILEQMLRLQSKLDEGERLSHIVMMGMGEPLANLDRVLGALDVARSSDGLAISPRRITISTVGLPPAIDRLARSGVPYNLAVSLHAPNDELRNKLVPVNHKIGVDAVLGAADRYFDSCGRRLTFEYVLLGGVNDSDDEAKQLARLLRKRTAMLNVIPYNPVEGLPYVTPSKKAIDNFRKILETGGVNVQFRQRKGGEIDAACGQLRRNRGSIQRDESGKRD; the protein is encoded by the coding sequence GTGAATTTGCCAGTCATCGACCCCAACGCTGCCCAGCCAGCGACGGCCCGCCCCCCGGCGGATGCCCGTCGGCACCTGCTGGATACTTCGGTTGACGAGCTAAAGGAGTGGCTAAAGGAGCAAGGCCAGCCGGGATTTCGGGCCAAGCAAATCGTCCATTGGGTGTTCCAGCGGCGGGTGCAAGAGTTCGCCGAAATGAGCGATCTGCCCAAAGCCCTGCGGCAAAAATTGGAACAATCGTTTCGCATCTGGGTGACCGAAGAGGCCACGCTGGTCACGTCATCCGATGGAACCGAAAAGGTGTTGGTGCGACTGCCCGATGGTGGCGAAGTCGAATGCGTGCTGCTTCGCGATGGTATCCGGCGCAGCATTTGTGTCAGCAGCCAGGTCGGTTGCGCGATGGGATGCGTGTTTTGTGCCAGCGGCCTGGATGGCGTCGACCGGAATCTGACCACGGGCGAGATTCTGGAACAGATGCTTCGTTTGCAATCCAAGTTGGACGAAGGCGAACGGCTAAGCCACATAGTGATGATGGGGATGGGCGAACCGCTTGCGAACCTGGATCGGGTGCTCGGCGCGCTGGACGTTGCTCGCAGCAGCGACGGGCTGGCGATCAGTCCACGTCGGATCACGATCAGCACGGTCGGCCTGCCACCGGCCATCGATCGGTTGGCACGCAGCGGTGTGCCCTACAATCTGGCCGTTAGTCTGCATGCACCCAATGACGAACTGCGAAACAAGTTGGTGCCGGTGAACCATAAAATCGGTGTCGATGCGGTGCTGGGGGCGGCGGATCGTTACTTCGATTCCTGCGGCCGGCGGCTGACCTTCGAATACGTGCTGCTTGGCGGTGTGAACGATTCCGATGACGAAGCAAAACAATTGGCTCGGCTGCTCCGCAAACGCACCGCCATGCTGAACGTGATTCCGTACAACCCCGTCGAAGGGTTGCCATACGTAACACCCAGCAAGAAAGCGATCGATAACTTTCGAAAGATTCTGGAAACCGGCGGCGTCAACGTGCAGTTCCGGCAACGCAAGGGCGGCGAAATCGATGCCGCCTGTGGCCAGCTGCGCCGCAACCGTGGTTCCATTCAACGTGACGAGTCTGGCAAACGCGACTGA